Proteins from one Brevibacillus humidisoli genomic window:
- a CDS encoding MFS transporter codes for MNVSNIALWKNSSFFALFIMTAMVLFGGTVNTFLLPLLLYELTRSSIAMAAMRAMEMLPLLLAGLWVGVMVDRVNKRHLQRLSLWSQILLLLILFISIKLGKASPSMFVMIVFFLSLWNYCFENLRVSMMRIILPKEELTAANASFSFLSTSITILGPIIGSLILFLATMPDGLLFSIAMFGLALILSHALPIPDKGAPPAPSQSVWLDLKQGWRNLRSNVILWHMTLFYMVMNGTCGLFSSVLIFHLKDTLQLSHTDVAVLLSIMGAGGLAGSLAVGKWRRELGTGKLFGLSILGTTLVFFAMACPASSLVLEAVSLFGYGLSTTVMSILIWSFRQESTPKELIGRITGMTGTFFRMLSPFFMFAAGFLADWAHSTTCFLTAGVVSGGCWLAYLLQPLRKAV; via the coding sequence ATGAACGTTTCAAACATAGCCCTTTGGAAAAACAGCAGCTTTTTTGCTCTCTTCATCATGACGGCCATGGTTCTGTTTGGGGGAACGGTCAACACTTTTCTTCTGCCGCTCCTTCTGTACGAACTGACGCGCTCCTCGATAGCGATGGCTGCCATGCGAGCGATGGAAATGCTGCCCCTCTTATTGGCAGGACTCTGGGTCGGGGTAATGGTCGATCGCGTCAACAAGCGGCACTTGCAGCGCCTATCGTTATGGAGCCAAATCCTCCTGCTGCTGATTCTGTTTATCTCGATCAAGTTGGGAAAAGCAAGTCCATCGATGTTTGTGATGATTGTTTTTTTCTTGTCCCTGTGGAACTACTGCTTTGAAAATCTGCGAGTCAGCATGATGAGAATCATCCTGCCCAAGGAAGAACTGACAGCGGCAAATGCTTCCTTCTCTTTCCTGAGTACGTCGATCACCATCCTTGGCCCGATCATCGGAAGTCTGATTCTATTTCTCGCTACCATGCCAGATGGCCTTCTCTTCTCTATCGCCATGTTTGGCCTGGCGCTCATCTTATCGCATGCCTTACCCATACCGGATAAAGGGGCTCCACCAGCACCATCACAGTCCGTATGGCTTGATCTAAAACAGGGCTGGCGAAATCTTCGCAGCAATGTGATTCTATGGCATATGACTCTTTTTTACATGGTCATGAACGGGACGTGCGGGCTGTTTAGCTCTGTGCTCATCTTTCACTTAAAAGACACGCTGCAGTTATCCCATACAGATGTAGCCGTTCTGCTCTCCATCATGGGAGCAGGCGGTTTGGCAGGAAGTCTTGCCGTCGGAAAATGGAGACGAGAGCTGGGCACAGGCAAGCTGTTTGGATTATCCATATTGGGTACGACGTTGGTGTTTTTCGCGATGGCATGCCCTGCTTCATCGCTTGTGTTGGAGGCTGTTTCCCTTTTTGGGTACGGACTTTCGACGACGGTTATGTCTATCCTCATCTGGTCATTCCGTCAGGAAAGCACACCAAAAGAGTTGATCGGCAGGATTACAGGCATGACAGGGACCTTCTTTCGCATGCTCTCCCCATTTTTTATGTTTGCTGCCGGTTTTCTCGCTGACTGGGCTCATTCCACCACTTGTTTTTTAACAGCAGGGGTTGTCAGTGGGGGATGTTGGCTCGCTTATCTGCTGCAACCGCTGCGCAAAGCTGTATAA
- a CDS encoding isopentenyl phosphate kinase translates to MFVLKIGGSLLTHKDRYCTPNHDVLDAYARTLSEHWPTFRGRLVLVVGGGSYGNQVPVRYALTDATEPWQSINVMTMTTKMFEWLTIIADTLRKHGVPGYPFQSSSWITTNDGVPATVSTQPILHALELGLLPVLSGDLVFDAAKSFVIFSSDQIPELLVDSLPIRRVAMLTDVPGIKSGHQPDEIVPLVTGANKRDVLQLTGASTHPDVTGGMRNKLTAALRLAECGVESVICDGTNPQVMMSALVDDPPPGTLIRFDRELDSPEEGGDSR, encoded by the coding sequence ATGTTTGTGCTGAAAATCGGTGGCAGTCTGCTGACTCATAAGGACAGATACTGTACTCCGAACCATGACGTTTTGGATGCCTACGCCAGAACGCTATCCGAGCATTGGCCAACTTTCCGCGGACGTCTCGTGTTGGTTGTAGGCGGGGGTTCTTACGGCAATCAAGTTCCCGTACGATATGCTCTGACCGATGCAACGGAGCCTTGGCAGTCGATCAACGTGATGACGATGACGACGAAGATGTTCGAGTGGCTGACGATCATAGCGGATACCTTGAGAAAACACGGCGTCCCCGGCTATCCCTTCCAATCAAGCAGTTGGATCACGACTAACGATGGGGTTCCTGCGACCGTCTCCACACAGCCGATCCTGCACGCCTTGGAGTTGGGACTGCTGCCAGTACTGTCCGGGGATTTGGTCTTTGATGCTGCGAAGTCGTTTGTCATTTTTTCTAGTGATCAGATCCCGGAACTACTGGTGGATTCTCTGCCGATTCGCCGTGTAGCCATGTTGACGGATGTGCCTGGCATCAAGAGTGGCCATCAACCAGATGAAATCGTGCCGCTCGTAACGGGAGCAAACAAGAGAGATGTTTTGCAGCTGACGGGAGCTTCCACTCATCCCGACGTTACCGGTGGCATGAGGAACAAGTTGACGGCAGCCTTGCGTCTTGCAGAATGCGGAGTAGAGAGTGTCATCTGCGACGGCACAAACCCGCAAGTGATGATGTCCGCTTTGGTAGATGACCCACCTCCAGGCACTCTGATTCGGTTTGA